The Salvelinus fontinalis isolate EN_2023a chromosome 31, ASM2944872v1, whole genome shotgun sequence genome has a window encoding:
- the LOC129829515 gene encoding ATP synthase F(0) complex subunit B1, mitochondrial-like, whose translation MLSRVVFVSANAVKSSGPLGAGLVQLSHLHTSPNSQAPVPALPEKGGKTRHGIIPEELFQILYPKTGVTGPYVLGAGLLTYILSKEIYIINHETFAAACMGTVIIYGVRKFGPDVAAFADKLNEEKVQKAQEVKDLAMTSLAQAVQDEKKEQWRAEGRQMLFDAKRNNVAMLLETNRRERVHMVTNDVKKRLDYQIALQTLHRRMEQEHMVNWVEKNVVTSITPQQEKASIAKCITDLKGLAKIQQAKTAA comes from the exons ATGCTGTCTAGGGTCGTTTTCGTTTCAG CCAATGCTGTAAAAAGCAGTGGTCCCCTCGGCGCTGG GCTGGTCCAGCTGTCCCACCTCCACACATCCCCCAACAGCCAGGCCCCAGTCCCCGCTCTGCCAGAGAAGGGAGGCAAGACGCGCCACGGCATCATCCCTGAGGAGCTCTTCCAGATCCTATACCCCAAGACTGGAGTTACAG GGCCCTACGTGCTGGGTGCTGGGCTGCTCACATACATCCTTTCCAAGGAGATCTACATCATCAACCACGAGACCTTCGCTGCTGCCTGCATGGGTACGGTCATCATCTACGGTGTCAGGAAGTTCGGCCCCGACGTTGCGGCTTTCGCTGACAAACTGAACGAG gagAAAGTTCAGAAGGCTCAGGAAGTGAAGGACCTGGCCATGACCAGCTTGGCTCAGGCCGTCCAGGATGAGAAGAAGGAGCAGTGGAGGGCAGAGGGACGACAGATGCTCTTCGACGCTAAGAGG AACAACGTGGCCATGCTACTGGAGACCAACCGCAGGGAGAGGGTCCACATGGTGACCAACGATGTGAAGAAGAGGCTGGACTACCAGATCGCCCTGCAGACCCTTCATCGCCGCATGGAGCAGGAACACATGGTTAACTGGGTGGAGAAGAACGTTGTCACCAGCATCACTCCCCAGCAG GAGAAAGCAAGTATTGCCAAGTGCATCACAGACCTGAAGGGGTTGGCTAAAATCCAGCAGGCTAAGACCGCCGCGTAA